The following nucleotide sequence is from Candidatus Zymogenus saltonus.
CTCCTGGATCAGCCGGTAGAGAAACACCCCCGCGTTTTCGAGCATCATGTACGCCTCGTCCGCCATCCGCGGGAGAAAGTTGTACTTCGCCGGCATCGGATGGTGGTGAAGGAGCGCAATCTTGAACGAGTCCCGGTACTCGCTGCCGTATATCGATCTCTTGAGCCCCCTGGCCCAGTCGGAGAACTCGTCCAGGTCCCTCTCGATTATCAGCCCGTGGGACATTATTCTTAAAAATTGGCTCATCTTTCTCAAAAATCCGCCCCTGGGCTCGAGGATCTGGTTGGAGTCGAACGCCGCAACCGTTATGAGGTCATCGGGGGAAAAGTGGTGTCCCCTCTCCTCCTCGGTGAAAAGCTCGTAGAACTTCCCGGTCCTTCTGAATCCGTACATCCCGTTGTAGAAGAGGTCATGATTCCCGGGCACGACCCTGAGGCGGGGCGCGTGGCCGAAAAAGCGTTTCACGTCCCTCAACACGTTCCTGATCATCGTTACCGGAACGGACAGATCTTCTGTGGGCCCCTCGACTATATCGCCCGTGATCACCACGTAGTGGGGGCCTTCGTCCAAGAGATGGCCCAACACGCTCTCAAAGATCTCAGTGCTCTTGCCGTCGTAGTGTATGTCCGACATGTGAAATATCTTTA
It contains:
- a CDS encoding metallophosphoesterase translates to MYTYKLEKMFPDRKENGQMDRMGPMPLFLKPTDRNLTRGSFPNGNSEIKIFHMSDIHYDGKSTEIFESVLGHLLDEGPHYVVITGDIVEGPTEDLSVPVTMIRNVLRDVKRFFGHAPRLRVVPGNHDLFYNGMYGFRRTGKFYELFTEEERGHHFSPDDLITVAAFDSNQILEPRGGFLRKMSQFLRIMSHGLIIERDLDEFSDWARGLKRSIYGSEYRDSFKIALLHHHPMPAKYNFLPRMADEAYMMLENAGVFLYRLIQEDFSLILHGHRHYPQFCRATYYDQNGVEKEIGVLGCGSSGKKADEWIRIVGHNFNVITVRGDGSVSAVQYFKRGTSDFLPGLREIEIKKQDNIRGGGTERRQGAF